A region from the Pseudodesulfovibrio sp. JC047 genome encodes:
- a CDS encoding glycosyltransferase family A protein produces the protein MEKKFVSIILPTYNRAKFIGTALDSVRAQTYTNWECLIIDDGSTDNTAAVVAAYDDPRFVMLHQENQGVSGARNTGISASRGDVIALLDSDDEWMPTKLAIQLAYMEKHGYAICQTEEIWYRGGKRVNQPKKYAKPEGWFFEAALEMCLISPSCTMFTRSVWEYIGPFDTGMLSCEDYDMWLRACLQYPVGLVREPLTIKYGGRQDQLSICIPCADLYRIQALVKILESRKLDAEQQRMAVAALERKVYIYTQGCEKRGKDDEAHRVWNLFCKVRDGKKVPEGAVYEQS, from the coding sequence ATGGAAAAGAAGTTCGTCTCCATCATACTCCCCACGTATAATCGTGCGAAATTCATCGGCACTGCGTTGGACTCGGTCCGTGCGCAGACATATACCAACTGGGAGTGTCTCATCATTGATGACGGGTCAACGGATAACACGGCCGCCGTGGTCGCGGCATATGATGATCCACGGTTTGTTATGCTGCATCAGGAGAACCAGGGTGTTTCCGGTGCGCGAAATACGGGGATCAGTGCGAGTCGTGGCGATGTGATTGCCCTGTTGGATTCCGATGATGAATGGATGCCGACAAAACTTGCGATACAACTCGCCTATATGGAAAAGCATGGGTATGCGATATGTCAGACAGAGGAAATTTGGTATCGCGGCGGCAAGCGGGTCAATCAGCCGAAAAAGTACGCCAAGCCCGAGGGATGGTTTTTTGAAGCGGCTTTGGAGATGTGTCTGATCAGTCCATCCTGTACCATGTTCACGAGGTCGGTTTGGGAGTACATCGGCCCATTTGATACGGGGATGTTATCATGCGAAGATTATGACATGTGGCTTCGGGCCTGTTTGCAGTACCCCGTCGGATTGGTCCGTGAACCGTTGACGATCAAATATGGTGGCAGGCAGGATCAGTTGTCGATTTGTATTCCCTGCGCCGATTTGTATCGAATTCAGGCGTTGGTGAAGATTTTGGAGAGTCGGAAGCTTGACGCTGAGCAACAAAGAATGGCGGTGGCCGCGCTAGAACGAAAGGTATACATTTATACGCAAGGGTGCGAAAAACGGGGAAAAGACGATGAAGCACATCGTGTTTGGAACCTGTTTTGCAAGGTGCGAGACGGGAAGAAAGTTCCCGAGGGCGCAGTGTATGAACAGTCCTGA